One Panicum virgatum strain AP13 chromosome 9K, P.virgatum_v5, whole genome shotgun sequence genomic region harbors:
- the LOC120651281 gene encoding uncharacterized protein LOC120651281 produces the protein MCLKFSLYMAWLAYSSENVAVHSNDHIARALLNKREVWLKHSNSGSPMLQFASSEVFQMSANVISVFLIKHLLFTWLLSQPSCPIHFGVSVWCIFSQATDMKLRKLAVDYLLVQLSSCTSNITLIKQCTELSLFAVPTPSQSKLLVLHVEGQTGNSFRPPGSSEQQFDYEALKFSKDKWSSTANIWKPSELGYLVGTRKAPLLRITSSVLITWSNFAHFAWCANMQENNRLVTEAAFCQELACSEPNDHLFGSKTLSFMEMQQIDKILSWKEEFFLAQITGNYRMSSHAIWKSSRAACLQLFHLMVQHITVRCARQQACLLEIGFSHIDLAAMIRGLQGPWDPGGLVRQLEGKLPFKRWVMSRTWALELGFWAGHMGWLWAGTREDKGRFQKQNRDHRTRTELVVFFLA, from the exons ATGTGTCTCAAATTCAGTTTGTACATGGCATGGTTGGCCTATTCTTCAGAGAATGTGGCTGTGCATTCAAATGATCATATTGCTCGAGCATTATTGAACAAAAGAGAGGTGTGGCTGAAGCACAGTAATTCTGGTAGTCCCATGCTTCAATTTGCAAGCTCTGAAGTCTTCCAAATGAGTGCCAATGTCATCAGTGTGTTCCTAATAAAGCATCTTTTGTTTACTTGGTTACTGTCTCAACCAAGTTGTCCCATTCACTTCGGTGTTTCAGTTTGGTGCATATTCAGTCAAGCAACTGACATGAAACTGAGGAAGCTTGCAGTGGACTATTTGCTTGTTCAGTTAAGCAGTTGTACTTCGAATATTACACTCATCAAACAATGTACGGAGCTCTCGCTATTTGCAGTCCCTACACCATCGCAGTCCAAGCTGCTCGTATTACATGTGGAAGGTCAAACAGGCAACAGTTTCAGACCTCCTGGAAGTTCAGAGCAACAATTTGATTACGAAGCACTGAAATTCAGTAAAGATAAATGGTCAAGCACAGCTAATATATGGAAGCCAAGTGAACTTGGGTATCTAGTTGGCACTAGGAAGGCACCTCTGCTTCGAATTACTTCCTCGGTTTTGATCACTTGGAGTAATTTTGCCCATTTTGCCTGGTGTGCAAATATGCAAGAGAACAACCGGTTGGTTACTGAAGCTGCATTTTGTCAGGAGCTTGCATGCTCTGAACCAAATGATCATCTATTTGGGAGCAAGACCTTGAGTTTCATGGAAATGCAGCAAATTGACAAGATTCTGTCATGGAAAGAAGAGTTTTTTCTTGCACAGATTACTGGAAATTATAGAATGAGTTCTCATGCAATCTGGAAGAGCTCACGAGCTGCTTGTCTTCAACTATTTCATCTTATGGTTCAGCATATAACTGTTCGATGTGCTCGACAGCAGGCGTGTTTGTTGGAGATAGGTTTCAGTCACATTGATCTGGCAGCTATGATCAGAGGTTTGCAAGGACCATGGGACCCAGGTGGTTTGGTACGTCAGCTTGAGGGCAAGCTGCCTTTTAAGAGGTGGGTAATGTCACGGACATGGGCCTTAGAGCTGGGATTCTGGGCTGGACATATGGGCTGGCTTTGGGCCGGAACAAGGGAGGATAAAGGAAGGTTTCAG AAGCAGAACAGGGACCATCGAACAAGAACAGAACTGGTCGTCTTCTTCCTTGCGTGA